In Oscillatoria acuminata PCC 6304, a single window of DNA contains:
- a CDS encoding GH3 family domain-containing protein translates to MMRSIIKLFCFLLGVYAHKFSQSLKNPRRSQRSVQQEIYRNFLCSDYGKSLDLTSDSKASLNEQWNQIPVVNYEDIKDWMEPAHLASKWELEEPNNQTSFPGKSLTPEPILFYEKTSGSRGPAKWIPYTQSLRSSFNSMFCVWVHDLIQNGPKFQTGKFYFCISPQLKDPQIVTENAGGLADDSEYLDGWLRALLSLVLVAPPRLKHLQDPDEFKEQLSLELLCEDRLEAISIWSPSFLKVLLDYMETHRESLIEKLGHKISRHRSQLLRQSPIPWTEIWPKLKLISCWDSSHSREQAEFLRKLFPGVMVQGKGLLATEAPMTIPLIAAQGFVPLLNEVFFEFEDDRRQIYKLHEIKLKEEYTLIISQKGGLYRYRIGDRIRVSHFYHKTPCLEFLGRDRSISDLVGEKLSETFVKTVLEDISLETTFFKTLVPVTQPVAHYLLLLDEAQEPPEAIAQRLDRALMRSPHYRHARLLGQLAPPRVFISKKIPHALIRYQTQSGKKWGDLKPEILATAPLESQLLQELETLANPRFIPEVPSDSQLCRSF, encoded by the coding sequence ATGATGCGTTCTATTATCAAACTCTTTTGTTTTCTGCTCGGGGTGTATGCCCATAAATTTTCCCAATCTTTAAAAAATCCTCGGAGGTCTCAGAGGTCCGTTCAACAAGAAATTTATCGAAATTTTCTATGCAGTGACTATGGCAAATCCTTGGATTTAACTTCTGATTCAAAAGCATCCTTAAATGAGCAATGGAATCAAATTCCCGTTGTAAACTATGAGGATATTAAAGACTGGATGGAACCCGCTCATCTGGCATCAAAATGGGAACTGGAGGAACCCAATAACCAGACTTCCTTCCCGGGAAAGTCTCTGACTCCTGAACCGATTTTATTTTATGAAAAAACCTCGGGGAGTCGGGGACCGGCTAAATGGATTCCCTATACCCAATCTTTACGTTCTAGCTTTAACTCCATGTTTTGTGTGTGGGTACATGATTTGATTCAAAATGGACCCAAATTTCAAACAGGAAAATTTTATTTCTGCATTTCTCCGCAACTGAAAGACCCTCAAATTGTCACAGAAAATGCAGGGGGACTGGCGGATGATTCTGAATATTTAGATGGATGGTTGCGGGCTTTACTCAGTTTGGTATTAGTCGCCCCGCCTCGACTGAAACACCTCCAAGACCCCGACGAATTCAAAGAACAGTTAAGTTTGGAACTGTTATGCGAAGACCGCTTAGAAGCGATTTCTATTTGGAGTCCCAGCTTTCTGAAAGTGCTGTTGGATTATATGGAAACCCATCGGGAGTCGCTGATTGAGAAATTAGGGCATAAAATCTCTCGCCACCGATCGCAACTCTTGAGGCAGTCGCCGATTCCCTGGACTGAAATTTGGCCGAAACTGAAACTGATTTCCTGTTGGGATAGTAGTCACTCCCGGGAACAGGCAGAATTCCTGCGAAAACTTTTTCCCGGGGTGATGGTCCAGGGGAAAGGATTGCTGGCAACGGAAGCGCCGATGACGATTCCCTTAATTGCCGCCCAGGGATTTGTTCCCCTGCTCAATGAAGTGTTTTTTGAGTTTGAGGATGATAGGAGACAGATTTATAAACTCCATGAGATTAAACTCAAGGAAGAATATACCCTGATTATTTCTCAAAAAGGGGGGTTGTATCGATATCGGATTGGCGATCGCATTCGAGTCAGCCATTTTTATCACAAAACCCCCTGTTTAGAATTTCTGGGACGCGATCGCAGCATCAGCGATTTAGTTGGGGAAAAGCTCTCCGAAACCTTTGTCAAAACCGTCCTCGAAGACATCTCCTTAGAAACCACCTTTTTCAAAACCCTCGTCCCAGTGACCCAACCCGTTGCCCATTATCTGTTGTTACTGGATGAAGCCCAGGAGCCACCGGAGGCGATCGCCCAACGTTTAGATCGCGCACTCATGCGATCGCCCCATTATCGTCACGCCCGCCTATTAGGACAACTCGCCCCTCCCCGCGTCTTCATCTCCAAAAAAATCCCCCATGCTTTAATCCGATATCAGACCCAATCCGGCAAAAAATGGGGAGATCTCAAACCTGAAATTTTGGCAACAGCACCCCTTGAAAGCCAACTCTTGCAGGAATTAGAAACCCTCGCAAATCCCCGTTTTATTCCCGAGGTCCCCTCCGACTCCCAACTTTGTCGGTCCTTTTAG
- a CDS encoding acyltransferase translates to MTLLSLILSFFPAIVMGMTAASFLWICFYPSILGIIALLFSLYGFPVMVYRIHDYFYPIKEGISYLKGPDYSPWWGGHQIQAIYITFPAIESVLRLIPGAFSLWLRLWGAKIGRGIYWMPILELADRALLEVGDRTIVGHRVGIYSHVIKPKHNNLMLYVKSVKIGNDVFVGSGTHFGPGVTIADGAYLPIATHLYPNTKVTPRHHSNN, encoded by the coding sequence ATGACCTTACTCAGTCTGATTCTTTCCTTCTTTCCGGCGATCGTCATGGGAATGACCGCAGCATCTTTTCTGTGGATTTGTTTCTACCCAAGCATTTTAGGGATTATTGCTTTACTTTTTTCTCTGTATGGATTTCCGGTAATGGTTTATCGGATTCATGATTATTTTTATCCCATAAAAGAAGGAATTTCTTACCTAAAAGGGCCAGATTATTCTCCTTGGTGGGGAGGTCATCAAATTCAAGCGATTTATATTACCTTTCCGGCGATTGAATCGGTGTTACGTCTGATTCCCGGGGCTTTTTCCCTGTGGTTGAGATTATGGGGAGCAAAAATTGGCCGAGGGATTTATTGGATGCCAATTTTAGAACTGGCCGATCGCGCATTATTGGAAGTAGGCGATCGCACCATTGTCGGTCATCGCGTCGGGATTTATAGTCATGTAATTAAACCCAAACATAACAACTTAATGCTGTATGTAAAATCCGTCAAAATTGGCAATGATGTGTTTGTTGGTTCCGGGACCCATTTCGGTCCTGGAGTCACCATCGCCGATGGTGCTTATCTTCCCATTGCCACCCATCTTTATCCCAATACTAAAGTCACTCCCCGCCATCATTCAAATAATTAA
- a CDS encoding sterol desaturase family protein, which translates to MAIFIAFVTLLILTVARPENWSKFKAKSWQDWLLDGIGLCFQGILIPALQIVLIYQVYQHFLPASRGILNFHPLLCFCLSFVGVDYLYYWNHRLLHSRWLWRLHLVHHTMTERQVLGTSRNTLWTSFLIVYLWIHALFIYWLQDPTAYMIGVSLTAILDLWRHSEIEPLPGTLLHRLLSPWLILPVDHAWHHAQDSGGVNYGANLKLWDRLHRTNYESNIAPNALGIPIRLTLVQKLIWPF; encoded by the coding sequence ATGGCTATTTTTATCGCATTTGTGACCCTGTTGATTTTGACGGTGGCGCGACCGGAAAACTGGTCAAAATTTAAGGCTAAATCTTGGCAAGATTGGCTGTTAGATGGAATTGGCTTATGTTTTCAAGGAATTTTAATTCCAGCTTTGCAAATTGTCTTAATTTATCAAGTTTATCAGCATTTTTTACCCGCCAGTCGCGGAATTTTAAACTTCCATCCTCTCCTGTGCTTTTGCCTAAGTTTTGTCGGGGTCGATTACCTGTATTATTGGAATCATCGTTTGCTCCATAGTCGCTGGTTGTGGCGGTTGCATCTGGTTCATCATACTATGACTGAACGACAAGTTCTCGGAACCTCTCGCAATACGTTATGGACCAGTTTTTTAATCGTTTATCTCTGGATTCATGCGCTGTTTATTTATTGGCTACAAGACCCGACTGCTTATATGATTGGGGTTAGTTTGACCGCGATTTTAGATTTATGGCGGCATAGCGAAATCGAACCCCTACCGGGAACGCTGTTGCATCGCTTGCTCTCCCCTTGGTTGATTTTACCAGTGGATCATGCATGGCATCATGCTCAGGATTCTGGTGGGGTCAATTATGGGGCAAATTTAAAACTATGGGACCGATTACATCGTACAAATTATGAGAGTAATATCGCACCGAATGCTTTGGGAATTCCCATCCGTTTAACCTTAGTTCAGAAGTTAATCTGGCCGTTTTAA
- a CDS encoding aromatic ring-hydroxylating oxygenase subunit alpha, protein MGFEDFWYVVALSEQLKPKQVLSRTILGEWLAIFRDEQGEVVALRDRCMHRNSRLSRGKVCDGTLHCPYHGWVYDKSGQVVAVPAEGEQFKTLASRRTHSYPTQEKDGYIYVRLAENPSLNLDPFPMPYYGKPGWETVRVINRFRNNVTNCAENFIDIPHTASVHPGVFRKSQQKQLEMTVERRHGSVFVTYRNETTNLGWYSRFLNPQGGEIYHTDRFSMPNVTSVEYNFGENRRFFITSQSIPEAEDSTLVYTDVTFNYGIWNKIARPFVRWTAQYIINQDIEILGIQQEVIDKYGTQFANTPADTIHVFVESIRKAISAGEDPRLLPHKSITVNFWV, encoded by the coding sequence ATGGGATTTGAAGACTTTTGGTATGTGGTGGCACTCAGTGAGCAACTGAAACCCAAACAGGTGCTTTCGCGGACGATTTTGGGGGAATGGTTGGCTATTTTTCGGGATGAACAGGGGGAGGTGGTGGCATTACGCGATCGCTGTATGCACCGCAATAGTCGCCTCTCTCGCGGCAAAGTCTGCGACGGGACTCTGCATTGTCCCTATCATGGATGGGTTTATGATAAATCCGGTCAAGTCGTAGCAGTTCCTGCGGAAGGAGAACAGTTTAAAACCCTTGCCTCTCGTCGGACTCATTCTTATCCAACCCAAGAAAAAGACGGCTATATTTATGTCCGATTAGCAGAGAATCCTAGTCTGAATCTCGACCCTTTTCCCATGCCTTACTATGGCAAACCGGGATGGGAAACTGTGCGCGTGATTAACCGATTTCGCAACAATGTTACCAATTGTGCAGAAAACTTTATTGATATTCCGCACACTGCCTCGGTGCATCCTGGAGTCTTTCGCAAATCCCAACAAAAACAGTTAGAAATGACCGTGGAACGACGACATGGTTCGGTGTTTGTCACCTATCGGAATGAAACCACTAATTTGGGATGGTATTCTCGATTTTTGAATCCCCAAGGCGGGGAAATTTACCATACTGACCGTTTCTCCATGCCAAATGTCACCAGTGTCGAATATAACTTTGGAGAAAACCGCCGGTTTTTTATTACCAGTCAGTCGATTCCCGAGGCGGAAGATTCGACCTTAGTTTATACCGATGTGACCTTTAATTATGGCATTTGGAACAAAATTGCCCGTCCTTTTGTGCGCTGGACTGCCCAATATATTATTAACCAAGATATAGAAATTTTAGGGATTCAGCAAGAGGTGATTGACAAATATGGCACTCAATTCGCCAATACTCCAGCAGATACCATTCATGTTTTTGTCGAATCCATTCGCAAGGCCATTTCAGCGGGAGAAGACCCGAGATTACTTCCCCACAAATCCATAACCGTTAACTTTTGGGTTTAG
- a CDS encoding 2Fe-2S iron-sulfur cluster binding domain-containing protein gives MKRCFVRFPGTNYPAIALPQHDNLANYLTVQNSMILFGCRTGICGTCLCLVEGDIPPANLEEREVLEILAPGNPQARLACQVDVTNDIAIAPFEE, from the coding sequence ATGAAGCGTTGTTTTGTGAGATTTCCTGGGACGAATTATCCAGCGATCGCTTTACCTCAGCATGACAATTTGGCTAATTATTTGACCGTGCAGAATTCAATGATTTTGTTTGGATGTCGGACGGGAATTTGTGGGACTTGTTTGTGTCTGGTTGAGGGAGATATTCCCCCGGCTAATTTGGAGGAAAGAGAGGTTTTAGAAATTTTAGCACCGGGAAATCCGCAAGCGCGGTTAGCTTGTCAAGTAGATGTGACCAATGATATTGCGATCGCCCCTTTTGAGGAATAG
- a CDS encoding aromatic ring-hydroxylating oxygenase subunit alpha — protein MNSRQNKNTQPRTEMQIFNNWDVVAKGWYIACPSEDITRGKLKSLEVCGQQIVLFRGEDGKIRAVDAYCPHLGTDLGIGQVDGNLIRCYFHHWAFDGEGNCQEIPCQSSIPEKARLQSYATDEKYGMIWVYPDATAPEGVAEFDELKGKTVIALRDRPFERTCHYHICMMNGIDAQHLQTVHKVNINMNLTLQENQSGTLMDFTLSGEFPNTTPRERLARKFLGENYAYSMRYQNACLGLLTTMKNVKLMPPLHMIYAYLPIEPGKIKVQNIYVAARRPGILGWVVTNFLLFCTKMLYLFLKGEDGKIYDNIRYNPNALLSIDRPLVEYMKYVERLTPSVWSKIPIERE, from the coding sequence ATGAATTCCCGGCAGAATAAAAATACTCAACCTCGAACCGAGATGCAAATCTTTAATAACTGGGATGTGGTTGCCAAAGGATGGTACATTGCTTGTCCCAGTGAAGACATAACCCGAGGCAAACTGAAATCCTTGGAAGTATGCGGACAGCAAATTGTTCTATTTCGCGGTGAAGATGGCAAAATTCGCGCTGTAGATGCCTATTGTCCCCATCTTGGCACCGACTTGGGAATTGGGCAAGTGGATGGGAATTTAATCCGCTGTTATTTTCATCATTGGGCGTTTGATGGAGAGGGAAATTGTCAGGAGATTCCTTGTCAATCCAGCATTCCTGAAAAAGCCCGATTACAATCTTATGCCACCGATGAAAAATATGGCATGATTTGGGTTTATCCCGATGCAACAGCCCCAGAAGGGGTGGCAGAATTCGATGAACTCAAGGGAAAAACGGTGATTGCTTTGCGCGATCGCCCGTTTGAACGCACCTGCCATTATCACATTTGCATGATGAATGGAATTGATGCGCAACATCTGCAAACGGTGCATAAAGTTAATATTAATATGAATCTGACATTACAGGAAAATCAATCCGGTACTCTGATGGATTTTACTCTCAGTGGGGAATTTCCAAATACCACCCCGCGAGAACGACTAGCACGGAAATTTTTAGGGGAAAATTATGCCTATAGTATGAGATATCAGAATGCTTGTTTGGGACTGTTAACTACGATGAAAAATGTTAAATTGATGCCCCCCTTGCACATGATTTATGCTTATCTTCCCATTGAACCGGGAAAAATTAAGGTGCAAAATATTTATGTAGCCGCCCGTCGTCCGGGAATTTTGGGGTGGGTAGTCACCAATTTTTTATTGTTTTGTACGAAGATGCTTTATTTATTTTTGAAGGGGGAAGATGGGAAGATTTATGACAATATTCGGTACAATCCGAATGCTTTGCTGAGTATCGATCGCCCGTTGGTGGAGTATATGAAATATGTGGAGCGATTAACGCCTTCGGTTTGGTCAAAAATTCCGATTGAGAGGGAATAA
- a CDS encoding ferritin-like domain-containing protein, translated as MSQSLFTTARFDLPHVTEGDKLHRLLSAALKSRIGNSLPVAEAVTPAYWNSSYFGLDQVKIFQDATGEEQQQILYQCSNALLEEAYFVEKAGVGYMAKMVMLAETTEERMLYGLFAADEATHLAQIRPFLADRNPVATGDRFLELLAEIVEMEDKSVLIFVIQVVLEGWGLSHYRHLANDCCDRELTQMFRGFLDAEARHHSTGVTLCDRHPITPQSQSAIGEALTSFLQMVQVGPQRVVQAIAQVKGDLSRPQQIKIFQELDTETHSATRLQLLRSLLRSDPTHSIINHLEQKGSFTPYRPEQCVLP; from the coding sequence ATGAGTCAATCTTTATTTACTACGGCGCGGTTTGACTTACCTCATGTTACAGAAGGCGATAAATTGCATCGCCTTCTTTCTGCTGCTTTAAAAAGCAGAATCGGCAATTCGTTGCCAGTCGCAGAGGCAGTCACCCCAGCCTATTGGAATTCATCTTACTTTGGCCTGGATCAGGTGAAAATTTTTCAGGATGCCACCGGGGAAGAACAGCAGCAAATTTTGTATCAATGTAGCAATGCACTCCTGGAAGAAGCCTACTTTGTCGAAAAAGCGGGAGTGGGATACATGGCGAAAATGGTCATGCTGGCAGAAACTACCGAAGAACGGATGCTGTATGGGTTATTTGCAGCGGATGAAGCCACCCATTTAGCTCAAATTCGGCCATTTTTAGCCGATCGCAACCCAGTGGCAACGGGCGATCGCTTTTTAGAATTACTGGCTGAAATTGTGGAGATGGAGGATAAAAGCGTCTTAATCTTTGTGATTCAGGTAGTGTTAGAAGGATGGGGACTCAGCCATTATCGCCACCTCGCTAATGATTGCTGCGATCGCGAATTAACCCAGATGTTTCGTGGATTTCTTGATGCCGAAGCGCGACATCACAGTACCGGCGTCACCTTGTGCGATCGCCACCCCATCACCCCACAATCCCAGAGTGCGATCGGAGAAGCCCTCACCTCATTTTTGCAGATGGTTCAGGTAGGACCCCAACGAGTCGTACAGGCGATCGCGCAAGTCAAAGGAGATTTATCTCGTCCCCAACAAATCAAAATTTTCCAAGAATTAGACACCGAAACCCACAGCGCCACTCGCCTCCAACTCCTGCGATCGCTCCTCCGTTCCGACCCCACCCATTCTATCATCAATCACCTAGAACAAAAAGGTTCATTCACCCCCTACCGCCCAGAACAATGTGTCCTTCCATAA
- a CDS encoding aromatic ring-hydroxylating oxygenase subunit alpha yields the protein MLQFESQPLADLAQSLRTVRQAKTFNNPERFIEGWYWAIRSKDLKIGQVKPITLQGRNLAIYRGTDGKVIALDAYCPHMGAHLAEGKVEGNGLRCFFHNWKYDDRGLCVESPGLDRTIPAKVRSWPTSETYGLVWVWTGETPRHPVPFVPELAGKDCDAGFGLGFRKNCHPNVVMINAIDAHHFNTVHNLPVEVKFEKQNLNDNAIIFSNITRGGEQSWFIKLIRPLYQNEITYKMCYWYGSTGTVTVGPDFLHFHIMFSIRLKADGKAEGQTIAITEKRPGLWGWLFNRIVLWITLRVGNYFAKGDTKLFETIKFDLKTPTLADQSIIEFIEQVETQKPLKWETWETVEHLS from the coding sequence ATGCTGCAATTTGAGTCTCAACCCCTAGCCGATTTAGCCCAAAGTCTGCGGACCGTTCGCCAAGCCAAAACTTTTAATAATCCCGAACGATTTATCGAAGGGTGGTACTGGGCTATCCGGTCTAAGGACCTGAAAATCGGTCAAGTCAAACCCATCACCCTACAAGGTCGGAATCTGGCGATTTATCGAGGAACCGATGGCAAAGTTATCGCCTTAGATGCCTACTGTCCCCACATGGGCGCTCACCTGGCAGAAGGCAAAGTTGAAGGCAATGGATTGCGTTGTTTTTTTCATAATTGGAAATATGATGATCGGGGTTTGTGTGTCGAAAGTCCGGGCCTAGATAGAACGATTCCCGCCAAAGTTCGGTCTTGGCCGACTTCGGAAACTTATGGCTTAGTCTGGGTTTGGACCGGCGAGACCCCGCGACATCCGGTGCCTTTTGTTCCGGAATTGGCCGGTAAAGACTGTGATGCGGGCTTTGGGTTAGGGTTTCGTAAAAACTGTCATCCTAATGTAGTGATGATTAATGCGATCGATGCCCATCATTTTAATACGGTTCATAACCTACCCGTTGAGGTGAAATTCGAGAAACAAAACCTCAACGACAACGCCATTATTTTTAGCAACATCACCCGAGGGGGAGAGCAATCTTGGTTTATCAAGCTGATTCGGCCCCTTTATCAAAATGAAATTACCTACAAAATGTGTTATTGGTATGGCAGCACCGGCACGGTGACCGTGGGACCAGACTTTTTGCATTTTCACATTATGTTTAGTATCCGCCTCAAAGCCGATGGCAAAGCCGAAGGTCAAACGATCGCCATTACGGAGAAACGTCCCGGTTTGTGGGGATGGCTATTTAATCGGATTGTCCTCTGGATCACCTTGCGGGTGGGGAATTACTTTGCCAAAGGGGATACCAAATTGTTTGAAACGATTAAATTTGATTTAAAAACCCCGACTCTAGCGGATCAATCGATTATTGAGTTTATCGAACAAGTAGAAACACAAAAACCGCTCAAATGGGAAACCTGGGAGACAGTTGAGCATCTGTCATAA
- a CDS encoding AAA-like domain-containing protein: protein MQETPINFEEAFKIADQVIFAKTGKHITDIEMMIFRGAWQDKTYEEIAENTEYAANYLHRMVGKDFWQRLSDSLGEKVSKKNFKTALERHWKATLNNSQTGGESLLKTEGWVTPETLKGPILDCSEGSVPLDSRFYVHRPPIEARCQVAIAQPGALIRIKAPQQMGKTSLLDRILEVARTANYHTVTLSFDLADSTVFADLRTFLQWFCASVGQLSGLPNQLSNYWDDIFGCNNNCTVYFEEYILSQLATPLVLALDKVDVVFEHPEIASDFCRLLRAWYDIARRSDRRGDIWKQLRLIVVHSTEVYSALDINHSPLANVGSVFPLPEFTALQVQDLAQRYGLNWDTEGEVRQLMSAIGGHPYLIRKSLDFLCRQPMTLDQFSQIAATEAGPFSDHLRQHLWNLQHHPELAAAFRDVVMANKPVKIPSERAFKLYSMGLIQLHDNNVTPRFELYRQYFSVRLAVN, encoded by the coding sequence ATGCAGGAAACTCCTATCAATTTTGAAGAAGCATTCAAAATAGCCGATCAAGTAATTTTTGCCAAGACGGGAAAGCATATCACCGATATCGAAATGATGATTTTCCGGGGTGCTTGGCAAGATAAAACTTACGAAGAAATTGCGGAAAACACGGAATATGCTGCCAATTATTTACACCGGATGGTTGGCAAAGATTTCTGGCAACGCTTATCGGATTCATTAGGGGAAAAAGTCAGTAAGAAAAACTTTAAAACTGCGTTAGAACGGCATTGGAAAGCTACCTTAAACAATTCCCAGACGGGAGGAGAGTCGTTGCTGAAAACCGAGGGTTGGGTCACCCCAGAAACGCTTAAGGGACCTATACTAGACTGTTCAGAAGGTTCAGTCCCCTTGGACTCGCGGTTTTATGTTCACCGTCCACCGATAGAAGCCCGATGTCAAGTGGCGATCGCGCAACCGGGGGCATTAATTCGGATTAAAGCGCCCCAACAAATGGGCAAAACCTCCCTACTCGATCGCATCCTAGAAGTGGCCCGAACTGCCAACTATCACACCGTTACCTTAAGTTTTGACTTGGCCGATAGTACCGTATTTGCCGACCTGCGCACCTTCTTGCAGTGGTTTTGCGCCAGCGTCGGTCAGTTATCGGGATTACCCAATCAATTATCGAACTATTGGGACGATATTTTTGGCTGTAATAATAATTGCACCGTTTATTTTGAGGAGTATATTTTATCGCAACTAGCAACCCCGTTAGTCTTAGCTTTAGACAAAGTTGATGTGGTATTTGAACATCCGGAAATTGCCAGCGATTTTTGTCGATTATTGCGCGCCTGGTATGATATCGCCAGACGCAGCGATCGCCGGGGTGACATCTGGAAACAACTGCGATTAATTGTGGTGCATTCTACGGAAGTCTATAGCGCCCTGGATATCAATCATTCTCCCCTTGCCAACGTGGGTTCTGTCTTTCCATTACCAGAATTTACAGCCTTACAGGTGCAGGATTTAGCCCAACGGTATGGCTTAAACTGGGATACCGAGGGAGAAGTTCGGCAGTTGATGAGTGCGATCGGGGGACACCCCTATTTAATCCGAAAATCCCTGGATTTTTTATGTCGTCAACCCATGACGTTAGACCAATTTTCCCAGATTGCGGCAACAGAAGCAGGGCCATTTAGTGACCATCTCCGCCAACATTTATGGAATCTTCAACATCATCCAGAATTGGCAGCAGCTTTTCGGGATGTGGTGATGGCAAATAAACCTGTTAAAATTCCTTCTGAACGGGCTTTTAAGTTATATAGTATGGGGTTAATCCAGTTACACGACAATAATGTTACTCCCAGATTTGAGCTATATCGTCAGTATTTTTCCGTGCGTTTGGCGGTCAATTAA